A part of Desulfonatronum thiodismutans genomic DNA contains:
- a CDS encoding radical SAM protein, with product MDKRTDVNPRMVFADRRGRIYDHPSLGMVCRSGWEFRRPEPEELIPLPKECELFLLPGRRALGWDSDRGGIEAGDRTAVAAFVSPGHTLSAVCAYETDPGAPVLPLFAYGAVGYARGRFWVCATQVDEDPRQQFEGVSPKRIQAGARQWLKTFPGNRLVRHLADCALVSSCPAARNLALGRYEAPLPTSRSCNARCVGCLSLQPPDSGFPSTQNRIRFQPSVGEVVEIMDHHGRREPRAIFSFGQGCEGEPLTEAELIARAVHDFRASGGQGTVNVNTNAGLPETIPELARAGMSSIRVSLNSAREAVYARYHRPQGYTFGDVRESIRKAKQGGLFVSLNYLFFPGISDRSEDVTALTELVRAERVDFIQLRNMNLDPEVYLGLYQDASDERETGMGLRGMLRELRRQAPWIRFGYFNPYLG from the coding sequence ATGGACAAGCGCACCGACGTCAACCCCCGCATGGTCTTCGCGGACCGGCGCGGACGGATCTACGATCATCCTTCGTTGGGCATGGTGTGTCGGAGTGGCTGGGAGTTTCGTCGTCCGGAGCCCGAGGAACTGATCCCGTTGCCCAAGGAATGTGAGTTGTTTTTGCTTCCAGGTCGGCGTGCCCTGGGCTGGGACTCGGACAGAGGGGGAATTGAGGCCGGTGATCGGACCGCGGTGGCGGCCTTCGTTAGCCCGGGGCATACGTTGAGCGCGGTTTGCGCCTATGAGACGGATCCCGGCGCACCGGTTCTGCCGCTGTTCGCCTACGGTGCGGTGGGGTATGCCCGGGGCCGGTTTTGGGTCTGCGCGACCCAGGTGGATGAAGATCCGCGACAGCAATTCGAAGGTGTCTCTCCGAAGCGAATTCAGGCCGGGGCCAGGCAATGGCTGAAGACGTTTCCCGGAAATCGGCTGGTTCGGCACCTGGCCGACTGTGCCCTGGTCTCGTCCTGCCCGGCGGCTCGAAATTTGGCCCTGGGTCGATATGAAGCGCCCCTGCCCACGTCGCGTTCCTGCAACGCCCGCTGCGTGGGCTGTCTGTCCCTGCAACCGCCTGACTCGGGTTTTCCCTCGACCCAGAATCGGATCCGGTTTCAGCCTTCGGTCGGGGAAGTCGTGGAAATCATGGATCATCATGGGAGGCGTGAACCCCGGGCCATCTTTTCCTTTGGGCAGGGGTGCGAGGGCGAGCCATTGACCGAGGCGGAGCTGATCGCCCGGGCGGTGCATGATTTTCGGGCGTCCGGAGGCCAAGGGACCGTGAACGTGAACACCAACGCCGGCCTGCCGGAGACGATTCCGGAGCTGGCCCGGGCCGGGATGTCCTCGATCCGGGTCAGCCTGAACAGCGCCCGGGAGGCGGTGTATGCGCGATACCATCGTCCCCAGGGCTACACCTTTGGTGACGTGCGGGAAAGCATCCGCAAGGCCAAGCAAGGTGGGCTGTTCGTGTCCCTGAATTACCTGTTTTTTCCCGGAATCAGCGATAGATCCGAGGACGTCACGGCTTTGACCGAACTGGTCAGGGCCGAACGGGTGGATTTCATCCAACTCCGGAATATGAATCTCGATCCGGAAGTTTACTTGGGACTGTATCAGGACGCGAGTGACGAGCGGGAAACTGGAATGGGCTTGCGCGGGATGCTCCGGGAACTGCGACGCCAGGCACCGTGGATTCGCTTCGGCTACTTCAATCCGTATTTAGGGTGA
- a CDS encoding HAD-IA family hydrolase → MTGTQPKAAIFDLGGVLTSTDHLHAKAWEQILNPFLENVAEKEGSPFRPFDPQGDYRNHLERRPGFEGALSFFKSRNIEPPYGRPDDSADAQTIHGLCRRKNDLFLEMLNTHGPKIIDSSVELLKALKNDGFQIGITSSSLNCDCILKLAGLEGLYDVRMDDEMAREQGLREKPHPDMLLAATKAMGRYPGECLVVDDALAGVQAGRAGNFGMVVGLARNGEGEMLRQFGADMVLGDLSETCPEDILAWFERELPQDGWKLDYVGLDRGDEKLRETLTTVGNGYIGTRGCFEGERASFYHYPGTYMAGIFNRVPSMVHDKEIFNNDFVNCPNWLPVEFKIGNGKFLSPLQMELLSYKQELDLRRGVLQRTMICRDVHGLITRIRSERLASMAEAHLCALRFELTPINYSAPITMRVSLDGNVENANVPRYSQLTSKHLELMHSGRTSSGVCLRVKTTGSGYQIHMEAQNRLLEENKLLSPERKVFKNDAEIGEELRFHAHENRTYALEKIVAVYSSLDGVQDLGSAAANLAGKQASYAKVLSAHERAWAALWDKADIRIQGDRFIQRTTRLHIYHLLTTASPHNRRLYTGMPARGLHGEAYRGHIFWDEIYILPFFDLHFPEISRSLLLYRYHRLDGARKYAGQYGYKGAMYPWQTADGGDEETQEIHYNPAGKTWDPDLSRRQRHVSIAIFANVWRYVNWSKDERFLRDYGAEMLLEIARFWADIARFDPETGRYHIEGVMGPDEFHEKLPGSEEPGIKDNAYTNVMVVWLLERALELVERLPAATMKKLRDQIGFDPSETEKWRDMIHKLNVLLSPEGIIHQFDGYMDLKELDWDAYRRRYYDIHRMDRILKAEGDSPDHYKLAKQADVLMMYYLLDPDEVAHILRELGHEIDDPLELLQKNYDFYEPRTSHGSTLSKVVHAVVSYFIHSDAGTWRWFVEAMKSDVYDTQGGTTKEGIHTGVMAATLDIILRCFAGLQLTGEHPVIQPRLPEHWQKLSFRFQLQRTWYDVELEHGRARLSITGREGEERTIGLDDKTFHLLPGRCTEADFPDDPMPMDWRIEV, encoded by the coding sequence ATGACCGGAACACAACCCAAGGCGGCCATTTTCGATCTGGGCGGCGTTTTGACCAGCACCGACCATCTGCACGCCAAAGCTTGGGAGCAGATCCTCAATCCGTTCCTGGAAAACGTAGCCGAAAAGGAAGGCAGCCCGTTCCGACCCTTTGATCCGCAAGGCGACTACCGCAACCACCTGGAACGCCGCCCGGGCTTTGAAGGCGCGCTGAGCTTTTTCAAATCCCGAAATATCGAACCGCCTTACGGTCGGCCGGACGACTCGGCCGACGCCCAGACCATCCACGGCTTGTGTCGCCGCAAAAACGACCTTTTCCTGGAAATGCTGAACACCCATGGCCCGAAAATCATAGATTCCTCGGTCGAACTTCTCAAAGCACTCAAGAATGACGGTTTTCAAATCGGAATCACCTCTTCCAGCCTGAACTGCGACTGTATTCTGAAGCTTGCCGGACTGGAAGGCCTGTACGACGTACGCATGGACGACGAGATGGCTCGGGAGCAAGGCCTCCGGGAAAAACCCCATCCGGACATGCTCCTGGCCGCGACCAAGGCCATGGGCCGGTACCCCGGAGAATGCCTGGTGGTGGACGATGCCTTGGCCGGAGTCCAGGCGGGCCGAGCCGGAAATTTCGGTATGGTCGTCGGCTTGGCCCGCAACGGCGAAGGCGAGATGCTGCGTCAGTTCGGCGCGGACATGGTCCTGGGCGACTTGTCGGAAACATGCCCCGAGGACATCCTGGCCTGGTTCGAGCGCGAGCTGCCCCAGGACGGCTGGAAACTCGACTATGTCGGCCTGGATCGTGGTGACGAGAAGTTACGCGAAACCCTGACTACCGTGGGCAACGGGTACATCGGCACGCGAGGGTGTTTCGAAGGCGAGAGGGCCTCCTTCTATCACTACCCGGGAACCTACATGGCGGGCATCTTCAACCGCGTTCCGAGCATGGTCCACGACAAGGAAATCTTTAACAACGATTTCGTGAACTGCCCGAACTGGCTGCCCGTGGAATTCAAGATCGGCAACGGCAAATTCCTGAGCCCGCTGCAAATGGAGCTGCTCAGCTACAAGCAGGAGTTGGACCTGCGCCGCGGCGTGCTGCAACGGACCATGATCTGCCGGGACGTCCACGGCTTGATCACCCGGATCCGCTCCGAACGTCTGGCCAGCATGGCCGAGGCACACCTCTGCGCGTTGCGCTTTGAGCTGACGCCCATCAACTACTCCGCGCCCATCACCATGCGGGTCAGCCTGGACGGCAACGTGGAAAACGCCAACGTACCCCGCTACTCCCAACTGACCTCCAAGCACCTGGAACTGATGCACTCCGGGCGAACTTCCAGCGGGGTCTGCCTGCGGGTCAAGACCACCGGCTCCGGCTACCAGATCCACATGGAGGCCCAGAACCGCCTGCTGGAGGAAAACAAACTCCTGTCCCCGGAACGCAAGGTTTTCAAGAACGACGCGGAAATCGGAGAGGAACTGCGCTTCCATGCCCACGAGAACCGGACCTATGCTCTGGAAAAGATCGTCGCGGTGTACAGTTCCCTGGACGGGGTCCAGGACCTGGGCAGCGCGGCTGCCAACCTGGCTGGAAAACAGGCTTCCTATGCCAAGGTTCTCAGCGCCCACGAACGGGCCTGGGCCGCGCTGTGGGACAAGGCGGACATCCGCATCCAGGGCGACCGCTTCATCCAGCGCACCACCCGTCTGCATATCTACCACCTCCTGACCACGGCCTCGCCGCACAACCGCCGCCTCTACACCGGAATGCCCGCCCGGGGGCTGCACGGCGAGGCCTACCGGGGTCATATTTTTTGGGATGAGATCTACATCCTGCCGTTCTTCGACCTCCACTTTCCGGAAATCTCCCGCTCTCTGCTGCTCTACCGCTACCACCGCCTGGACGGGGCCCGGAAGTACGCCGGCCAGTACGGCTACAAAGGAGCCATGTACCCTTGGCAGACCGCGGACGGTGGGGACGAGGAAACCCAGGAAATCCACTACAACCCCGCCGGCAAGACCTGGGACCCGGATCTCAGCCGCCGCCAGCGCCATGTTTCCATCGCCATCTTCGCCAATGTCTGGCGCTACGTGAACTGGTCCAAGGACGAGCGGTTCCTGCGTGACTACGGCGCGGAAATGCTTCTGGAAATCGCCCGGTTCTGGGCGGACATCGCTCGGTTCGATCCCGAGACGGGCCGCTACCACATCGAGGGGGTAATGGGACCGGACGAGTTCCATGAAAAGCTGCCCGGCTCCGAAGAACCCGGCATCAAGGACAACGCCTACACCAACGTCATGGTGGTCTGGCTCCTGGAACGGGCCCTGGAACTGGTGGAACGCCTGCCCGCCGCGACCATGAAAAAGCTGCGCGACCAGATCGGCTTCGACCCTTCGGAAACGGAAAAGTGGCGGGACATGATCCACAAGCTGAACGTGCTGCTGTCTCCTGAAGGCATCATCCACCAATTCGACGGGTATATGGATTTGAAAGAGCTGGACTGGGACGCCTACCGCCGCCGCTACTACGACATCCATCGCATGGATCGCATCCTCAAGGCCGAGGGGGACAGTCCGGACCACTACAAACTGGCCAAGCAGGCCGACGTGCTGATGATGTACTACCTGCTGGACCCCGACGAGGTGGCACACATTCTGCGCGAACTGGGGCACGAGATCGACGACCCCTTGGAACTGCTCCAGAAAAATTACGATTTCTACGAGCCGCGCACCAGCCACGGCTCCACCTTGAGCAAAGTGGTCCACGCCGTGGTTTCCTACTTCATCCACTCCGACGCCGGAACGTGGCGTTGGTTCGTGGAGGCCATGAAAAGCGACGTCTACGACACCCAGGGCGGAACCACCAAGGAGGGCATCCATACCGGAGTAATGGCCGCCACCCTGGACATCATCCTGCGTTGCTTCGCCGGGCTGCAACTCACCGGAGAACACCCCGTAATCCAGCCCCGGCTGCCTGAACACTGGCAAAAGCTGTCCTTCCGCTTCCAACTCCAGCGGACCTGGTACGATGTGGAACTGGAGCACGGTCGAGCAAGGTTGTCCATCACCGGCCGCGAGGGCGAGGAGCGGACCATCGGCCTGGACGATAAGACCTTCCACCTACTGCCGGGCCGATGCACCGAAGCCGATTTTCCGGACGATCCCATGCCCATGGATTGGAGGATCGAAGTATGA
- the purM gene encoding phosphoribosylformylglycinamidine cyclo-ligase → MMPHRSQAYQHAGVDIQAGNRLVDRIKKAISTTHTKGVISDIGGFGGLFKPDMNQFNEPVLVAATDGVGTKLKLAFAFQRHDTIGIDLVAMNVNDILVQGAKPLFFLDYFATGKLDLDQAEQVVTGIAAGCKEAGCALLGGETAEMPDFYSPGEYDLAGFCVGIVEDTKIIDGSRSSPGDQLIGLASSGFHANGYSLVRKVLAESRLQGQDTFPGTQNSVADVLLSPTKIYVKPVLNLLRDLPIKGMVHITGGGFYDNIPRIIPNQLLASIQFGSWPVPQDFLWVKQAGRLSWEEMHQIFNVGIGFLLVVDKQHAEEIISRLNAQNQDAFLIGELQERKGRDEEQVRIVF, encoded by the coding sequence ATGATGCCTCATCGCTCTCAGGCCTATCAACATGCCGGCGTTGACATCCAGGCAGGCAATAGGCTTGTCGATCGGATCAAGAAAGCCATTTCCACCACCCACACCAAGGGTGTCATTTCGGATATCGGAGGGTTCGGAGGCCTGTTCAAGCCGGACATGAACCAGTTCAACGAGCCCGTGCTGGTCGCGGCCACGGACGGTGTGGGAACCAAGCTGAAGCTGGCCTTCGCCTTTCAGCGCCACGACACCATAGGTATCGATCTGGTGGCCATGAATGTCAACGATATCCTCGTTCAGGGCGCCAAGCCCCTATTCTTCCTGGATTATTTTGCCACGGGCAAGTTGGACCTGGACCAGGCCGAGCAGGTCGTGACCGGCATCGCCGCCGGCTGCAAGGAGGCCGGATGCGCCCTGCTTGGCGGAGAAACCGCCGAGATGCCTGACTTTTATTCTCCTGGAGAGTATGATCTGGCCGGATTTTGCGTCGGCATCGTCGAAGACACCAAGATCATCGATGGCTCACGTTCCAGCCCCGGAGACCAACTTATCGGGTTGGCCTCCTCGGGATTCCACGCCAACGGCTACTCCCTGGTGCGCAAGGTGCTTGCCGAATCCAGGCTGCAAGGCCAAGACACCTTCCCCGGAACCCAGAACTCCGTAGCCGACGTCCTGCTCAGCCCCACCAAGATCTACGTCAAGCCGGTGCTGAACCTGTTGCGCGACCTGCCCATCAAGGGCATGGTCCATATCACCGGCGGCGGCTTTTACGACAACATTCCCCGGATCATCCCCAACCAGTTGCTGGCCTCGATCCAGTTCGGCTCCTGGCCCGTGCCCCAGGATTTTCTGTGGGTCAAACAGGCCGGCCGTCTTTCCTGGGAAGAAATGCACCAAATCTTCAACGTCGGCATCGGCTTCCTGCTCGTAGTGGACAAACAACACGCCGAAGAGATCATTTCCCGGCTCAACGCCCAGAACCAGGATGCCTTCCTGATCGGCGAACTCCAAGAGCGCAAGGGCAGGGACGAAGAGCAGGTGCGAATCGTCTTCTGA
- a CDS encoding shikimate kinase, producing the protein MSRFIQNTIQVGDPELRMVHDKGARKKAVFDPQATNIFLVGLRASGKSTLGKPLAQRLDMRFVDTDVLVLDKAGRSIADIVAANGWDAFRGLESEVLREVCARRGQVVATGGGMILAAENQKLIQQSGTTFFLMADISTLLGRLNAAPDTDHRPPLTNLTPEQELIQSNIQRGPIYMNLADHILHTEDSLEHTLRDALDKLDVR; encoded by the coding sequence ATGAGTAGATTCATTCAGAACACAATTCAGGTGGGCGATCCTGAACTCAGGATGGTCCACGACAAAGGGGCGCGAAAAAAAGCCGTCTTTGATCCGCAAGCCACCAATATTTTCCTGGTCGGGCTCCGGGCCAGCGGCAAGTCCACCCTGGGTAAACCCCTGGCTCAGCGCCTGGATATGCGCTTCGTGGACACCGACGTTCTGGTTCTGGACAAGGCCGGGCGGAGCATCGCCGACATCGTGGCCGCGAACGGCTGGGACGCCTTCCGCGGCCTGGAGTCCGAGGTCCTGCGGGAGGTCTGCGCCCGACGCGGCCAGGTCGTAGCCACCGGAGGCGGCATGATCCTGGCTGCGGAAAATCAGAAGCTGATCCAGCAATCCGGAACGACCTTTTTTCTGATGGCCGACATATCCACCCTGCTCGGACGATTGAACGCGGCCCCAGACACGGACCACCGCCCGCCCCTCACGAACCTGACTCCGGAGCAGGAACTGATCCAAAGCAATATCCAACGCGGCCCGATTTACATGAATTTGGCCGACCATATCCTGCACACCGAGGACAGTCTTGAGCACACCTTGCGAGACGCGCTTGACAAGCTGGACGTCCGGTGA
- a CDS encoding YitT family protein yields the protein MTKRVESFTYTIWWNLLLITAGSVIISAAMKGIVVHHAFVPGGVFGVGLLIFYAFPVVSAGILYFLLNIPLFVVGWVNVSRRFFFYSLYAMVVATLTYELIDLDFGIQEQLYAAIAAGGIIGFGAGIVLRSLGSNGGLDVVAVLLNQKYNIGIGKTYFIFNFALFSVSLLVLDIDLIIASLILVFITSVVLESTLGLFNQRKLVLIISDRSQEIADEMINHLKMGATFIRGHGAYSRKDKDIIMAITNNIVLKRLEELVFSKDEHAIFVVENTFNVLGSSFAKRKIY from the coding sequence ATGACGAAGCGGGTTGAGAGTTTTACGTACACGATCTGGTGGAACCTTTTGTTGATCACCGCTGGATCGGTGATCATTTCCGCCGCGATGAAGGGCATCGTGGTGCATCACGCCTTTGTTCCCGGCGGAGTGTTCGGTGTCGGGCTGCTGATCTTTTATGCGTTTCCGGTGGTGTCCGCCGGCATTCTGTATTTTCTGTTGAACATTCCGTTGTTCGTCGTGGGCTGGGTCAATGTCAGTCGGCGCTTCTTTTTCTACAGTCTGTATGCCATGGTCGTGGCCACCCTGACCTACGAGCTGATCGACCTGGACTTCGGCATTCAGGAGCAGCTCTACGCGGCCATTGCCGCCGGCGGGATCATTGGTTTCGGGGCGGGGATCGTGCTGCGCTCCCTGGGATCCAACGGAGGGCTGGACGTGGTGGCGGTGTTGTTGAACCAGAAATACAATATCGGTATCGGAAAAACCTACTTCATCTTCAACTTTGCCTTGTTCAGCGTCAGCCTGTTGGTGTTGGACATCGACCTGATCATCGCCTCCCTGATCCTTGTGTTCATCACCTCCGTGGTCCTGGAATCCACCCTGGGGTTGTTCAACCAGCGCAAGCTCGTGCTGATCATCTCCGACCGCAGCCAGGAGATCGCCGACGAAATGATCAACCACCTGAAGATGGGCGCGACGTTCATCCGCGGACACGGGGCCTACTCCCGGAAAGACAAGGACATCATCATGGCCATCACCAACAATATCGTCTTAAAGCGCCTGGAAGAGCTTGTTTTTTCCAAGGATGAGCACGCCATTTTCGTTGTGGAGAATACGTTCAACGTGCTGGGCTCCAGTTTCGCCAAGCGCAAGATCTATTAA
- the amrS gene encoding AmmeMemoRadiSam system radical SAM enzyme: protein MSTSLSFSTDEARLWKPLKDEKVQCRLCAHFCVIAENERGRCGVRVNRRGRLYTLVRDTVAALNLDPVEKKPLYHYFPGTKTLSLGTMGCNLSCSFCQNSSLSQPPRRGEAVRGERVRAQAVVDLALRSKAASISYTYSEPTIFFELVEDVATRARERGLGNIIVSNGFQSRECLESWGPLIDAANIDLKAFSEGFYKDICGARLQPVLDNLKTIRGLGWWLEVTTLLIPGLNDDPGELRAMADFICRELGPQTPWHLSRFHPDYAMLDRPPTPPQSLKKAWEIGKEAGLSHVYVGNITGVAGEATECSGCGTPLLLRQGFHVRNIGMDDGACRACGAPVEGQGMKIIPLEATT from the coding sequence ATGAGTACGTCCCTGAGTTTTTCAACGGATGAGGCCCGCCTTTGGAAGCCGCTGAAGGATGAAAAGGTCCAGTGCCGACTCTGCGCCCACTTCTGCGTTATCGCCGAGAATGAGCGGGGGCGATGCGGGGTGCGGGTCAATCGGCGGGGGCGGCTGTATACCCTGGTTCGGGACACGGTGGCCGCCCTGAACCTCGACCCGGTGGAGAAAAAGCCGCTGTATCACTATTTCCCCGGCACCAAAACCCTCTCCCTGGGAACCATGGGCTGCAATCTATCCTGCTCCTTTTGCCAGAATTCCAGCTTGTCCCAGCCGCCGCGCCGGGGCGAGGCCGTGCGGGGAGAGCGGGTTCGGGCGCAAGCCGTGGTGGACTTGGCCCTGCGTTCCAAGGCCGCCAGTATTTCCTACACCTATTCCGAACCCACGATTTTTTTCGAACTGGTGGAAGACGTGGCCACTCGGGCCAGGGAACGGGGTCTGGGGAACATCATCGTGTCCAACGGGTTTCAAAGCAGGGAATGCCTGGAGTCCTGGGGGCCGTTGATCGACGCCGCGAACATCGATTTGAAGGCGTTCTCCGAGGGATTTTACAAGGACATCTGCGGGGCCAGACTGCAGCCCGTCCTGGACAATCTGAAAACCATCCGCGGGTTGGGCTGGTGGCTGGAAGTCACCACATTGCTCATTCCGGGACTGAACGACGACCCCGGTGAATTGCGGGCTATGGCCGACTTCATTTGCCGGGAGTTGGGGCCCCAAACGCCCTGGCATCTGTCCCGTTTTCATCCGGACTACGCCATGCTCGACCGCCCGCCGACACCGCCGCAATCCCTCAAGAAAGCATGGGAGATCGGCAAGGAGGCCGGGTTGTCGCATGTCTACGTCGGGAATATCACCGGGGTTGCCGGGGAGGCGACTGAATGTTCCGGGTGCGGGACGCCGTTGCTTCTTCGACAAGGATTCCACGTGCGAAACATTGGGATGGACGACGGAGCGTGCCGTGCCTGCGGCGCTCCCGTGGAAGGACAAGGCATGAAAATCATACCGTTGGAGGCGACAACGTGA
- a CDS encoding cob(I)yrinic acid a,c-diamide adenosyltransferase yields the protein MIVVYTGDGKGKTSAALGQILRALGHGLRVACAQFMKRDDVAGEQRFLASHLGDDFLVGGLGFFRDNQDRTRHREAALSTLVWASSKVATDVHVLVLDEVLYALGAGVLEQEELQALLDRAQKRNVHLVLTGRGLPEWLGQQADLITEMLPVKHPFNQGQGALKGIDF from the coding sequence GTGATCGTGGTGTACACTGGAGACGGCAAGGGCAAGACCTCCGCTGCCTTGGGACAGATCCTCCGGGCTCTGGGACACGGTCTGCGCGTGGCCTGCGCGCAGTTCATGAAACGGGACGACGTTGCCGGGGAGCAACGGTTTTTGGCGTCCCATCTCGGTGACGACTTCCTCGTCGGCGGCCTGGGTTTTTTTCGGGACAACCAGGACCGGACCAGGCACAGGGAGGCGGCCCTGAGTACCCTGGTTTGGGCCTCGTCCAAGGTCGCGACCGACGTCCATGTCCTGGTGTTGGACGAGGTCCTGTACGCCTTGGGTGCGGGAGTGCTGGAGCAGGAAGAACTGCAAGCCCTGCTGGACAGGGCTCAAAAGCGAAACGTGCACCTGGTCCTGACCGGGCGCGGTCTCCCGGAATGGCTGGGGCAACAGGCGGATCTGATCACGGAAATGCTCCCGGTTAAACACCCTTTCAACCAAGGGCAGGGGGCGCTCAAAGGGATTGATTTTTGA
- a CDS encoding sensor histidine kinase has translation MSTTDNLARKKNKLRKQAEARMAEASGPVESLSPDQMKNLIHEYQVHQIELELQNEELRATQQRLGQIKNRYAELFNNAPVGYLIVDAKGVITKANETFARMIGGEGHDFADRLLTELVVHGDRPALLGRFKAFFKNPKGKQLDFRLQGISDEFSVRCVGRREVLSDSRPTPDEHRHLLLAVSDVSAQVRVERRQRLLAKTLEILNHSVEFPNAVNQILDNVLQETGVDAVGIRLRKGDDYPYYVHIGFSSDFLRTENSLLVRDAQGKVCRDADGRPSLECTCGLVLGGRTDTSNPLFTPNGSWWTNDAQQLLDLPTSQDTRTHPRNTCLHHGYQSMALIPVRANQEIIGLLQLNDRRKGFLDLDLIQFLEKFSDSIGVALIRVQNEDEVRRYSSELKALLAEKDKFFSIIAHDLKSPLSGLLALSRMFAEEAEHMTMKELQEVASTMCKSTERLHALLENLLHWSLVQQGLMSFSPKPLNLHELVSGSIESLRSVAELKRITIQNTIPEKLEIMADQSMITTVVRNFVSNALKYSSSGGSVTISGFQNGDMVEVAVRDTGTGLDQQTQAHLFVLDRKTTRPGTQGEHGTGLGLILCKEFIEKHGGEIRVESEVGQGTVFYFTLPAGE, from the coding sequence ATGAGCACAACCGACAACCTTGCTCGAAAAAAAAATAAACTCAGAAAACAGGCCGAAGCTCGAATGGCCGAAGCCTCCGGGCCTGTCGAGAGCCTCTCTCCGGATCAGATGAAGAACCTGATTCATGAGTATCAGGTCCATCAAATCGAGTTGGAGTTGCAGAACGAGGAACTGCGGGCCACCCAACAACGGTTGGGACAGATCAAGAATCGATACGCGGAACTGTTCAATAATGCCCCGGTCGGCTACCTGATAGTCGATGCCAAGGGCGTCATCACAAAGGCCAATGAAACCTTTGCCCGCATGATTGGCGGGGAAGGCCACGATTTTGCCGACAGGCTTCTGACGGAACTGGTCGTCCACGGGGACCGACCGGCTTTGCTTGGTCGTTTCAAGGCCTTTTTCAAAAATCCGAAGGGAAAGCAGCTGGATTTCAGATTACAGGGAATATCCGACGAATTCTCGGTCAGGTGCGTCGGTCGGCGCGAAGTTTTGTCGGATAGCCGTCCGACCCCGGACGAACATCGACACTTGCTGCTCGCCGTCAGCGACGTCAGTGCTCAAGTCCGCGTCGAACGCAGGCAGCGCCTCTTGGCCAAGACACTTGAAATCCTGAACCATTCGGTAGAATTTCCCAATGCCGTCAACCAGATACTCGACAACGTTCTGCAGGAAACCGGGGTTGACGCCGTGGGCATCCGTCTCCGCAAGGGAGATGATTACCCGTATTATGTCCACATCGGCTTTTCCAGTGACTTTTTGCGGACCGAGAACAGCTTGCTGGTCCGTGACGCCCAGGGGAAGGTATGCCGCGACGCCGATGGACGACCTTCCCTGGAATGCACTTGCGGCCTGGTCCTGGGAGGCCGAACCGATACATCAAATCCGCTTTTCACGCCCAATGGCAGTTGGTGGACCAACGACGCCCAGCAACTGCTGGACCTGCCGACAAGCCAGGATACCAGGACACACCCCAGAAACACGTGCCTCCACCACGGGTACCAGTCCATGGCGCTCATTCCGGTACGGGCAAATCAGGAAATCATCGGCCTGCTCCAACTCAATGACCGGCGCAAGGGATTTCTCGATTTGGATTTGATCCAGTTCCTGGAGAAATTCAGCGACAGCATCGGCGTGGCCCTGATACGCGTCCAGAATGAGGACGAGGTCCGCCGGTACAGCTCCGAACTCAAGGCCCTCCTTGCTGAAAAAGACAAGTTTTTCTCCATCATTGCCCATGACCTCAAATCCCCGTTGTCAGGCTTGCTGGCCTTGTCGAGAATGTTCGCTGAAGAGGCTGAGCATATGACCATGAAGGAGTTGCAGGAGGTCGCCTCGACGATGTGCAAAAGTACCGAGCGCTTACATGCCCTGTTGGAAAACCTGCTGCACTGGTCCCTCGTCCAGCAAGGCCTGATGAGCTTCTCCCCAAAGCCGCTCAACCTTCATGAACTGGTCAGCGGCAGCATCGAATCCCTGCGCTCCGTGGCCGAATTGAAACGGATCACCATCCAAAACACCATTCCAGAAAAACTGGAAATCATGGCCGATCAGTCCATGATCACCACGGTTGTCCGCAATTTTGTCTCCAACGCGCTCAAATATTCAAGCAGCGGAGGGTCCGTGACCATCTCCGGTTTTCAGAATGGCGACATGGTCGAGGTTGCCGTGCGGGACACCGGTACCGGCTTGGACCAGCAAACCCAGGCACATCTCTTTGTCCTTGACCGAAAAACAACCCGCCCCGGCACCCAAGGCGAACACGGCACCGGCTTGGGGCTGATCCTGTGCAAGGAATTCATCGAAAAACACGGCGGTGAAATCCGTGTGGAAAGTGAGGTCGGGCAAGGGACGGTCTTTTACTTCACCCTTCCCGCGGGCGAATGA